From a region of the Bacillus sp. (in: firmicutes) genome:
- a CDS encoding diacylglycerol kinase: MKRARIIYNPTSGRELFKKHLPEVLQKLEQAGYETSAHATTGAGDATKAAKIAVERRYDIVIAAGGDGTINEVVNGLAEQDYRPKLGVIPVGTTNDFARALHIPRDIEAATDIIVKGDTIPVDIGRMNDRYFINIAGGGRLTELTYEVPSKLKTMLGQLAYYLKGIEMLPSIRATEVTIEYDGKLYEGEVMLFLVGLTNSVGGFEKLAPDASINDGLFSLLILKKTNLAEFIRIASSAIRGEHINDPHVIYTKANHIKVYSKEKVQLNIDGEFGGLLPAEFENLYRHLEVFVPIDQIRPEDRVTE, from the coding sequence ATGAAAAGAGCGCGAATTATATATAATCCAACGTCAGGCCGTGAGTTGTTTAAAAAGCATCTGCCAGAAGTGCTCCAAAAGTTAGAACAAGCCGGTTACGAGACGTCTGCCCATGCTACGACTGGAGCGGGGGACGCAACGAAGGCAGCGAAAATTGCCGTTGAGCGTCGCTATGATATTGTTATTGCTGCCGGAGGAGATGGAACAATCAATGAAGTGGTCAATGGTCTAGCCGAACAAGACTATCGTCCGAAATTAGGGGTCATTCCTGTCGGCACGACTAACGATTTTGCACGAGCGCTCCACATTCCGCGTGATATTGAGGCAGCAACGGATATTATCGTTAAAGGCGACACCATCCCTGTGGATATTGGACGCATGAATGACCGGTATTTTATTAATATCGCCGGGGGCGGACGCTTAACGGAACTAACGTATGAAGTGCCGAGTAAGTTAAAAACGATGCTCGGTCAACTCGCTTATTATTTAAAAGGAATTGAAATGCTGCCGTCCATTCGAGCGACCGAAGTGACGATTGAGTATGATGGCAAGCTTTATGAAGGCGAAGTGATGCTGTTCCTCGTCGGCTTAACAAATTCAGTCGGCGGTTTTGAAAAATTAGCTCCGGATGCGTCGATTAACGACGGCTTGTTCTCGTTATTAATTTTAAAGAAAACGAACTTAGCGGAATTTATTCGGATTGCCTCATCCGCCATTCGCGGCGAACATATCAATGATCCGCACGTCATTTACACGAAAGCGAACCATATTAAAGTGTATTCAAAAGAAAAAGTACAGCTTAATATTGACGGCGAATTCGGCGGACTACTTCCAGCTGAATTTGAAAACTTATACCGTCATCTCGAAGTGTTTGTCCCAATCGACCAAATCCGACCAGAAGACCGTGTTACAGAATAG
- the gatB gene encoding Asp-tRNA(Asn)/Glu-tRNA(Gln) amidotransferase subunit GatB codes for MNFETVIGLEVHVELKTESKIFSPAPAHFGAEPNTNTNVIDLGYPGVLPVLNKKAVEYAMKAAMALNCEIATDTKFDRKNYFYPDNPKAYQISQYDQPIGKNGWIEIEVNGKKKRIGITRLHLEEDAGKLTHSGEGYSLVDFNRQGTPLIEIVSEPDIRTPEEAYAYLEKLKSIIQYTGVSDCKMEEGSLRCDANISLRPIGQETFGTKTELKNLNSFNFVRKGLEYEQKRQEQILLSGGVIRQETRRFDEATGKTILMRVKEGSEDYRYFPEPDLVALHIDDEWKERVRAEIPELPDQRQKRYIEELGLPAYDAKILTLTKEMSDFFEATVEKGADPKQASNWLMGEVSAYLNAEQKELHEIALTPENLAGLIKLIEKGTISSKIAKKVFKELVEKGGDPETIVKEKGLVQISDEGALRKIVLEVLDANPQSIEDFKNGKDRALGFLVGQVMKATKGQANPPMVNKLLIEEMNKR; via the coding sequence ATGAACTTTGAAACGGTCATCGGACTTGAAGTCCACGTCGAGTTAAAAACTGAGTCGAAAATTTTCTCACCTGCTCCAGCCCATTTCGGAGCGGAACCTAACACCAATACAAACGTAATCGACCTTGGTTATCCTGGCGTGTTGCCAGTGTTAAATAAAAAAGCGGTGGAGTACGCGATGAAAGCAGCGATGGCGCTCAACTGTGAAATCGCAACGGATACGAAATTCGACCGTAAAAACTATTTCTATCCAGATAACCCGAAAGCGTACCAAATCTCTCAATACGACCAACCAATTGGTAAAAACGGTTGGATCGAGATCGAAGTGAACGGAAAGAAAAAGAGAATCGGCATTACGCGCCTTCATTTGGAAGAAGATGCGGGTAAATTAACACACTCTGGCGAAGGATATTCTCTTGTTGACTTTAACCGTCAAGGAACACCGCTCATTGAGATCGTCTCCGAACCAGACATCCGTACACCTGAAGAAGCGTACGCGTACTTAGAAAAATTAAAATCGATCATTCAATATACGGGTGTGTCCGATTGTAAGATGGAAGAAGGATCCCTTCGCTGTGACGCGAACATCTCGCTTCGCCCAATCGGTCAAGAAACATTCGGTACAAAAACCGAATTAAAAAACTTAAACTCCTTTAACTTTGTTCGTAAAGGATTAGAATACGAGCAAAAGCGCCAAGAACAAATCTTATTATCCGGTGGCGTCATTCGCCAAGAAACGCGCCGCTTTGACGAAGCAACTGGTAAAACGATTTTAATGCGTGTGAAAGAAGGAAGCGAAGACTATCGCTACTTCCCAGAGCCTGACTTAGTAGCGCTTCACATTGACGACGAATGGAAAGAACGCGTTCGTGCCGAAATTCCAGAACTTCCAGACCAACGTCAAAAACGTTACATCGAAGAGCTTGGCTTACCAGCGTATGACGCGAAAATTTTAACACTGACAAAAGAAATGTCCGATTTCTTTGAAGCGACGGTCGAAAAAGGAGCCGATCCGAAACAAGCATCGAACTGGCTCATGGGTGAAGTATCTGCATACTTAAACGCGGAGCAAAAAGAGCTTCACGAAATCGCCTTAACACCAGAGAACTTAGCAGGACTTATTAAGCTGATTGAAAAAGGAACGATTTCATCTAAAATCGCGAAGAAAGTGTTTAAAGAGCTTGTCGAAAAAGGCGGAGACCCAGAAACAATCGTTAAAGAAAAAGGTCTCGTCCAAATTTCCGACGAAGGCGCTCTTCGCAAAATCGTTCTTGAAGTATTGGATGCGAACCCACAATCGATCGAAGACTTCAAAAACGGAAAAGACCGTGCCCTTGGCTTCCTAGTCGGACAAGTCATGAAAGCCACAAAAGGCCAAGCAAACCCGCCAATGGTAAACAAGCTACTTATTGAGGAAATGAATAAACGATAA